A region of Methanocorpusculum labreanum Z DNA encodes the following proteins:
- the cbiQ gene encoding cobalt ECF transporter T component CbiQ: MTLIDELFDIEHEAYRKSPVHSMDGRVKLILCLLGLLVTIVLPYVRIGDQIIPWPQLFALLVIYMLFWCLYLMSGASIRYYLVRLVLIMPFGLFFIILQPFFGNPYYDLYHVLFSFPLGVTMYWESLIFGCSLFAKFVISLSFIILLSATTTMQGMLEAASRLHIPKLFITVMSLTVRYIFVFALIFQKIQSAFACKCFTWSDRHLPLAYRLRVIGNAAGSLFIRAIDQGERTYVSMCCRGYAADSAMHFSKKPLVFAEWIFLFFGVGYLLLFPALVYMIF; encoded by the coding sequence ATGACGCTCATAGACGAACTCTTTGATATCGAACACGAGGCGTACCGGAAAAGCCCGGTTCATTCCATGGATGGAAGAGTCAAACTCATCCTTTGTCTTCTGGGATTACTGGTAACGATTGTTCTGCCTTACGTAAGAATAGGCGATCAGATCATTCCCTGGCCTCAGCTCTTTGCTCTTCTCGTGATCTATATGCTGTTTTGGTGTCTCTACCTCATGTCCGGGGCTTCAATCAGATATTATCTGGTCAGGCTTGTTCTTATCATGCCGTTTGGGTTGTTTTTCATCATTCTCCAGCCCTTCTTTGGAAACCCGTACTATGATCTCTATCATGTCCTGTTCTCTTTCCCGCTTGGGGTAACTATGTACTGGGAGTCGCTCATCTTCGGATGCTCGCTTTTTGCCAAATTCGTTATTTCCCTCTCGTTCATCATTCTTCTTTCGGCCACGACGACGATGCAGGGAATGCTTGAGGCAGCGTCCCGCCTCCATATTCCAAAACTCTTCATCACGGTCATGAGTCTTACCGTCCGCTATATCTTCGTCTTCGCATTGATTTTTCAGAAGATCCAGTCGGCATTTGCCTGCAAATGTTTCACCTGGTCCGATCGTCATCTTCCTCTTGCGTATCGGCTTCGCGTGATCGGCAACGCGGCCGGATCCTTATTTATTCGTGCCATCGATCAGGGAGAACGAACCTATGTTTCGATGTGCTGCCGGGGATATGCGGCCGACTCGGCGATGCATTTTTCAAAGAAACCTCTGGTATTTGCCGAGTGGATCTTCCTCTTCTTTGGGGTCGGGTATCTCCTTTTGTTTCCGGCACTGGTTTATATGATATTTTAA
- a CDS encoding formylmethanofuran dehydrogenase subunit B translates to MKMLMSSGRTIDQGKALYHKEGESYSRSTSLCYLHPMDMMDLDIEDGEQILVSSPVTSIVFTAIQSSDTPRGIIYMPLGPYCNALLTGNTHSTGAPDFKGIIVEVSATKEKSVSATDLMIDLGGVPFDLPTADRVPGCPDGEIVAQHAVCPMCGCVCDDLEIHFSNGKVTSVVNGCTLCAEKFKASGRLLSPAVREGNEWRYTDYDEAITKTAMCLAHAKRPLLYGWSSTSAEAMQVGIELAEEVGGVIDNCSSECHGPTVLAIQEVGHPGCTLGQVKNRADVVVYWACNPQVAHPRHMSRYTTYTSGYFRKEGREDRTIVVVDIRESETAKLADVFLKIKPGADFAVFNALRAIVSGKGDILPDEIGGVEKGQLLKLGDILLGAKFGIFFTGVGLTHSRGKYKNVRAGIELIDELNRHTKYALSPLKGHWNVDGTCHIFSLTTGYPFAIDYSRGIAYYNPGETSGIDLLERNEVDCCVVVSTDIGAHFPRTSIERLAKINTIVLDPYVSLTTPFAKIQLPGSIVGIDTQGTAYRMDGIPIHVKKILDSSVPSDTEILQRILSEVRRIKKEQTV, encoded by the coding sequence ATGAAAATGCTGATGAGCAGCGGCCGAACGATCGATCAGGGAAAAGCCCTCTATCACAAAGAGGGAGAGAGTTACTCCAGGAGTACATCGCTCTGCTATCTGCATCCAATGGACATGATGGACCTCGATATTGAAGACGGAGAGCAGATCCTCGTTTCCTCACCAGTGACTTCCATCGTTTTTACTGCTATCCAGTCTTCAGACACCCCCAGAGGCATCATTTACATGCCGCTTGGTCCATACTGCAATGCTCTGCTGACGGGAAACACTCACTCCACCGGAGCTCCTGACTTTAAAGGTATAATCGTGGAAGTCTCGGCCACGAAGGAAAAATCGGTTTCGGCAACGGATCTTATGATTGACCTTGGCGGAGTTCCTTTCGACCTTCCAACTGCCGACAGAGTTCCCGGCTGTCCAGATGGGGAGATAGTAGCACAGCATGCCGTCTGCCCGATGTGCGGGTGCGTCTGTGATGATCTGGAGATTCATTTCTCAAACGGGAAAGTCACATCAGTCGTAAACGGCTGTACGCTCTGTGCCGAAAAATTCAAAGCATCCGGCAGGCTCCTCTCCCCCGCGGTTCGTGAAGGAAATGAATGGAGATATACCGATTACGATGAAGCGATAACCAAGACCGCGATGTGTCTCGCCCACGCAAAACGGCCGCTCTTGTACGGATGGAGCAGTACATCGGCCGAGGCAATGCAGGTTGGAATCGAACTCGCCGAAGAGGTCGGGGGCGTGATAGACAACTGTTCTTCGGAATGTCACGGACCAACGGTTCTCGCCATCCAGGAGGTTGGCCATCCGGGATGTACACTTGGTCAGGTCAAGAACAGGGCCGACGTCGTGGTCTACTGGGCATGTAATCCGCAGGTAGCCCATCCGCGGCATATGTCCCGCTATACGACCTATACATCAGGTTATTTCCGAAAAGAGGGAAGAGAGGATCGAACAATTGTCGTGGTTGACATTCGTGAATCCGAGACGGCAAAATTGGCAGATGTCTTCCTGAAAATAAAACCGGGAGCGGATTTTGCCGTATTCAATGCTCTGCGGGCGATCGTCTCCGGGAAAGGAGATATCCTCCCCGATGAGATCGGCGGGGTCGAGAAGGGTCAGCTCTTAAAACTCGGGGACATCCTGCTTGGCGCAAAGTTCGGGATCTTTTTTACCGGGGTTGGGCTCACCCACTCAAGAGGAAAGTACAAAAACGTCCGGGCAGGAATCGAACTTATCGATGAACTGAACCGTCATACCAAATATGCCCTTTCCCCTCTCAAAGGTCACTGGAACGTGGACGGTACATGCCATATCTTCTCTCTGACAACAGGCTATCCGTTTGCCATCGACTATTCGCGCGGGATCGCCTACTACAATCCCGGCGAAACGAGCGGGATCGATCTGCTGGAACGAAACGAGGTCGACTGCTGTGTTGTCGTATCGACAGATATCGGCGCACATTTCCCGAGAACAAGCATCGAAAGACTGGCGAAAATAAACACGATCGTCCTTGACCCCTACGTGTCGCTGACAACTCCGTTTGCCAAGATCCAGCTGCCGGGATCCATCGTCGGGATCGATACGCAAGGTACAGCATACCGGATGGACGGGATCCCAATTCATGTCAAAAAGATCCTCGACTCCTCTGTTCCTTCGGATACGGAGATACTCCAGCGCATTCTCTCAGAAGTCAGACGGATCAAAAAAGAGCAGACAGTGTAA
- the trpD gene encoding anthranilate phosphoribosyltransferase: MIAECIKKVASHSDLSVYEAKGAMQDIMSGNATDGQIGAFLTALVMKGETSSEIAAFASVMRENAVQITPKRNGMLVDTCGTGGDGKNTFNISTAAAFTAAGAGVTVVKHGNRGATSKCGSADVLEALGIKIDISPERVCEIIDENGIGFMFAQSHHPAMKYAGKVRKEIGIRSFFNLIGPLSNPAGADAQLLGVYDSPLTEKIAEVLNILGTKRAMVVHGDGYDEITTTGITQVSEVNDGQVRSYSLDPSSFGFQKADAASLFGGDSQYNAHIIRSVLSGDEGPRRDIVILNAAAAIYLGERAGSIADGIKYAEKSIDSGLALEKLENLILLSGGKNDS; this comes from the coding sequence ATGATCGCAGAATGCATTAAAAAAGTAGCATCACATTCTGATCTGAGCGTTTACGAGGCAAAAGGGGCGATGCAGGATATCATGTCAGGAAACGCTACCGATGGTCAGATCGGCGCATTCCTTACAGCCCTTGTAATGAAAGGGGAGACAAGTTCCGAGATCGCCGCTTTTGCATCCGTGATGCGGGAGAACGCCGTCCAAATAACTCCGAAAAGAAACGGTATGCTTGTCGATACATGCGGCACCGGAGGCGATGGAAAAAACACCTTCAACATCAGTACGGCAGCGGCTTTTACTGCGGCCGGTGCTGGAGTGACTGTCGTCAAGCATGGAAACCGGGGAGCGACCAGCAAATGCGGATCCGCTGATGTTCTGGAAGCCCTCGGGATAAAAATCGATATTTCGCCGGAAAGGGTCTGTGAAATCATCGATGAAAACGGCATAGGGTTTATGTTTGCCCAAAGCCATCATCCTGCTATGAAGTATGCGGGCAAGGTGAGAAAGGAGATCGGTATCCGCAGCTTCTTCAATCTTATCGGTCCCCTCTCGAATCCTGCAGGAGCCGATGCACAGCTGCTTGGGGTCTATGACTCTCCCCTCACGGAAAAGATCGCCGAAGTTCTCAATATTTTGGGTACGAAAAGAGCAATGGTTGTCCATGGTGATGGATATGATGAGATAACAACGACTGGTATTACTCAGGTTTCCGAGGTGAACGACGGGCAGGTCAGGAGTTATTCCTTGGATCCGTCATCCTTCGGGTTCCAAAAAGCCGATGCCGCCTCCCTCTTCGGTGGAGATTCTCAGTACAATGCACACATAATCAGATCGGTTCTTTCGGGAGATGAAGGTCCGAGACGGGATATCGTCATCCTCAATGCCGCAGCTGCAATCTATCTTGGAGAGAGGGCAGGGAGTATCGCGGATGGGATCAAATATGCGGAAAAATCCATCGATTCGGGCCTTGCGCTCGAGAAACTGGAGAATCTGATTCTCCTTTCTGGAGGCAAAAATGATTCTTGA
- a CDS encoding 2-hydroxyacyl-CoA dehydratase gives MAELVYDETGRLLFTEEMKHEYTILMPQMLPVMFHLLKRIIELEGYRIEILTSTNREIVETGLKYVHNDTCYPALLVIGQLIEAVQSGRYDPHKVALLISQTGGGCRASNYIHLLRKALKKAGLEYIPVISINLSGLEKNPGFKIPFSVGRRMIYGMMYGDLLVHLGNQCRPYELEKGATDSLISKWTDDLVDLFVHGKGMSRGQMKRYMEKITRDFAAIPKSTEKKIRVGIVGEIYIKYAPLGNNNLEDFLTSEGVEVIVPGITDFMLFKFNNRSVDVDLYGGSKLKKFAIGVAQRYIETCQKITIGVIKDEGSFRAMGTFADLQEFIKGYLGYGNKMGEGWLLTAEMLELIHTGTPNIVCTQPFGCLPNHVVGKGMMRRLKVDFPDSNIVAVDYDPGATRINQENRIKLMLANAKSE, from the coding sequence ATGGCTGAATTAGTGTACGACGAGACCGGGCGGCTCCTCTTCACCGAGGAGATGAAGCATGAATACACGATCCTCATGCCCCAGATGCTTCCGGTGATGTTCCATCTTTTGAAGCGGATCATCGAACTCGAAGGATACAGAATCGAGATTCTGACATCTACCAACCGGGAGATCGTAGAGACCGGGCTGAAATATGTACACAACGACACCTGCTATCCGGCTCTTCTCGTCATCGGTCAGCTGATCGAAGCGGTCCAAAGCGGAAGATACGACCCCCACAAAGTGGCCCTTCTCATCAGCCAGACCGGAGGGGGGTGCCGGGCCTCGAACTACATCCACCTTCTCAGAAAAGCGCTCAAGAAAGCGGGCTTAGAGTATATTCCGGTGATCTCGATCAATCTGTCGGGTCTTGAAAAGAATCCCGGATTTAAGATCCCTTTCTCGGTCGGCCGCCGGATGATCTACGGTATGATGTACGGGGATCTTCTGGTTCATCTCGGCAATCAATGCAGGCCGTATGAGCTGGAGAAGGGAGCGACCGATTCCCTGATCTCGAAATGGACCGATGATCTTGTAGACCTTTTCGTTCACGGAAAAGGAATGAGCCGCGGACAGATGAAACGATATATGGAAAAGATTACCCGCGACTTTGCAGCGATCCCAAAAAGTACAGAAAAGAAGATCAGGGTCGGGATCGTCGGCGAGATTTATATCAAGTATGCTCCGCTTGGAAACAACAATCTCGAAGACTTCCTGACCAGCGAAGGTGTGGAAGTGATCGTGCCCGGAATCACCGACTTCATGCTGTTCAAATTCAACAACCGCTCAGTGGATGTGGATCTGTACGGCGGAAGCAAACTGAAAAAATTCGCAATCGGGGTCGCCCAGCGATATATCGAGACCTGCCAGAAGATCACGATCGGCGTAATAAAAGACGAAGGATCATTTCGTGCCATGGGGACCTTTGCCGATCTGCAGGAGTTCATCAAAGGATATCTCGGATACGGGAATAAAATGGGAGAGGGGTGGCTCCTCACCGCCGAAATGCTGGAACTTATCCACACCGGAACCCCGAACATCGTCTGTACTCAGCCGTTTGGCTGTCTTCCAAACCATGTCGTGGGGAAGGGCATGATGAGAAGACTGAAAGTGGATTTCCCTGACTCGAATATTGTCGCAGTGGATTATGATCCGGGGGCAACACGGATCAATCAGGAAAACCGGATCAAACTTATGCTGGCCAACGCAAAATCCGAGTAA
- the trpB gene encoding tryptophan synthase subunit beta has translation MKEKTGYYGEFGGRFVPETLMAALYELDSAYHRLKDDPGFKAELNSYLTEFAGRETPLTFCRNMSEYCGCKVYLKREDLVHGGAHKLNNTLGQALLAKAMGKKRLIAETGAGQHGVATAIAGAALNLPVEVFMGEEDCERQKLNVFRMELMGAKVHPVSSGTKTLKDATNEALREWAKTVDYTHYLIGSVVGPHPFPMIVRDFQSVIGEETRRQCLEKEGRLPDTLVACVGGGSNAIGMFYPMLNDDVRMVGVEAGGRALTPGNNGATLNTGSPGILHGALSYLIQNDDGQVGVTHSISAGLDYPGVGPEHSMLKDLNRVEYSYVMDDEVLEAFSYLSRTEGIIPALESAHAVSYVLKNRDSFDRDDIVVICLSGRGDKDVSSVSKMFGGEE, from the coding sequence ATGAAAGAAAAAACAGGATATTATGGAGAGTTCGGCGGAAGATTCGTCCCCGAAACACTCATGGCGGCTCTCTACGAGCTGGACAGCGCGTACCACAGATTAAAAGACGACCCGGGGTTCAAGGCTGAACTCAACTCGTATCTGACGGAGTTTGCCGGACGCGAGACGCCCCTTACGTTCTGCAGGAATATGTCTGAGTACTGCGGGTGTAAGGTCTATCTCAAGCGCGAGGATCTTGTTCACGGCGGGGCGCATAAACTCAATAACACCCTTGGGCAGGCTCTTCTCGCAAAAGCAATGGGTAAAAAACGCCTGATCGCAGAGACCGGGGCCGGACAACACGGCGTTGCAACGGCAATTGCCGGAGCGGCTCTCAATCTGCCGGTCGAAGTGTTCATGGGCGAGGAAGACTGCGAGAGACAGAAACTGAACGTATTTAGAATGGAACTCATGGGGGCGAAGGTCCATCCTGTCAGTTCCGGGACGAAGACACTGAAGGATGCAACCAACGAGGCCTTGCGCGAATGGGCAAAGACCGTTGACTACACCCACTATCTGATTGGATCGGTTGTGGGTCCCCACCCCTTCCCCATGATCGTCAGGGACTTCCAGTCGGTCATCGGTGAGGAAACAAGACGTCAGTGTCTTGAGAAAGAAGGAAGACTCCCGGACACGCTTGTTGCCTGCGTCGGCGGTGGCTCGAATGCGATAGGAATGTTTTACCCGATGCTGAACGACGACGTCCGGATGGTCGGCGTGGAAGCAGGAGGGCGTGCCCTCACTCCCGGAAATAACGGTGCAACGCTGAACACCGGCAGTCCAGGGATTCTGCACGGGGCTCTTTCCTATCTTATCCAGAATGATGACGGACAGGTCGGCGTGACGCATTCCATCTCGGCTGGACTCGACTACCCCGGGGTCGGGCCTGAACACAGCATGCTGAAAGATTTGAATCGTGTCGAGTATTCCTACGTGATGGATGACGAGGTCCTTGAGGCCTTCTCCTATCTTTCACGGACGGAAGGTATCATTCCAGCTCTCGAATCGGCCCATGCGGTATCGTATGTTCTCAAAAACAGGGATTCTTTCGACCGCGATGATATCGTGGTCATATGCTTATCCGGAAGAGGGGATAAGGATGTCTCGTCGGTTTCAAAGATGTTTGGAGGTGAGGAGTAA
- a CDS encoding phosphoribosylanthranilate isomerase, whose amino-acid sequence MRVKICGITTVRDALIAEEEGADAIGIVVCSDSKRSVPVSRAREIFAALRPNTEKICVTNTDSQSDLELILSLKPTAIQIPQNLKVPAGVGTKIYRVASGEASISEKCDAVVIDQSCGRGIVYDRSYAQKVVEKSAVPVILAGGLTPDNVGDAIRDLRLYAVDVSSGVEKSKGIKDRKKMREFIEICRRPAV is encoded by the coding sequence ATGCGTGTAAAAATCTGCGGGATCACCACGGTAAGGGATGCGTTAATCGCGGAAGAAGAGGGTGCCGACGCGATTGGAATCGTCGTCTGTTCGGATTCCAAACGTTCGGTTCCGGTCAGCCGGGCAAGAGAGATATTCGCCGCCCTTCGTCCAAACACCGAGAAGATCTGCGTTACCAATACAGACAGTCAAAGCGATCTGGAACTCATCCTCTCCCTCAAACCGACCGCCATTCAGATTCCCCAAAATCTGAAAGTCCCGGCAGGTGTTGGAACAAAAATTTACCGTGTGGCGTCGGGAGAGGCCAGCATCTCCGAGAAATGCGATGCGGTTGTAATCGATCAGAGCTGCGGCCGGGGAATCGTGTATGACCGGAGTTATGCCCAAAAAGTAGTTGAAAAGTCGGCGGTTCCCGTTATACTTGCCGGCGGCCTGACGCCCGACAACGTCGGCGATGCCATACGGGATCTTCGTCTGTATGCCGTCGACGTCTCATCCGGCGTTGAAAAATCAAAGGGAATCAAAGACAGAAAAAAGATGCGTGAATTTATAGAAATTTGCAGGAGACCAGCAGTATGA
- a CDS encoding ATP-binding cassette domain-containing protein: MHLIETRDLCYSYSTSKEPVLNNINFIAGRKQRIAVLGPNGAGKSTLFRHLNGILKPKSGSVLIRGEPITKANIHEVRKFVGLVFQNPDDQVFSTTVEQDIAFGPCNLGLDEETIAHRVDSVVHMLGLEDLRDRAPHHLSGGEKKRVAIAGVLAMEPQVLILDEPTAGLDPLGVKELFDFLNALPETYGFTVIYSTHQVELVPEMADYVYVMEKGEITGYGTPQEIFLQDDLLARAHLELPSLPRLIQALQAQGINIESAYTYQDAEDAFMKAFGKEPLPREKKEIPVHSDLEHMSDHQHIHPHPHLHQE, encoded by the coding sequence ATGCACCTCATTGAAACCCGGGACCTCTGTTATTCATACAGCACATCCAAAGAGCCGGTATTGAACAATATCAACTTCATTGCCGGAAGAAAACAGCGGATCGCGGTTCTCGGTCCCAATGGGGCCGGAAAAAGTACGCTTTTCCGTCATTTGAATGGAATTCTGAAGCCGAAATCAGGGTCTGTTTTGATTCGGGGCGAGCCAATCACCAAAGCAAACATCCATGAGGTGCGGAAGTTTGTCGGTCTCGTTTTTCAAAACCCGGATGATCAGGTATTTTCAACCACCGTTGAACAGGACATCGCTTTTGGTCCCTGCAATCTCGGGCTTGACGAGGAGACTATTGCACACCGCGTTGATTCCGTAGTCCACATGCTCGGTCTCGAAGATCTGCGCGACCGGGCCCCCCACCACCTGTCCGGCGGTGAAAAAAAGCGTGTGGCTATAGCAGGAGTTCTAGCCATGGAACCCCAGGTTCTAATTCTCGACGAACCTACCGCCGGTTTGGATCCTCTTGGGGTCAAAGAGCTCTTCGACTTTCTGAATGCGCTTCCGGAAACATATGGATTCACGGTTATCTACTCCACGCATCAGGTAGAACTGGTCCCGGAGATGGCTGACTACGTATATGTTATGGAGAAGGGCGAGATCACTGGATATGGGACCCCTCAGGAGATCTTCCTTCAGGATGATCTGCTTGCACGTGCCCACCTGGAACTTCCGTCCCTCCCAAGACTTATTCAGGCTCTTCAGGCTCAGGGAATCAATATTGAATCAGCCTATACATATCAGGATGCTGAAGATGCCTTCATGAAAGCATTTGGAAAGGAACCTCTCCCCAGAGAAAAAAAGGAGATTCCTGTCCATTCTGATTTGGAACATATGAGTGACCACCAGCACATCCATCCCCATCCCCATCTTCACCAAGAATGA
- a CDS encoding geranylgeranyl reductase family protein, with translation MSDVIVIGGGPAGSTAARICAKAGLSTRILEEHASIGYPVQCAGLLSNNAFAECEVSDRSVYNTVRGAKICGSEGHSLSFDAKTTKAYVVDRGRLDHEIAVRAAEAGAEFSLKTCVTKLNPEKKIIHTAGGEEIPYTILIAADGPRSVAARSLGIPPSSYIYSGIQAEVPWDGDSSLVELHPNAAPDFFAWVIPLSEKRARVGLCGMKNVPDLFAEFLARFPGSVLHSVTGTIPLGIRRKTFGSGCMLVGDAAGFPKPTSGGGVYTGIRSARFAAEIAVKSAETGDTTDAFLSGYEALWREDFGRELDMGLKALEFRRNLKSEDIDSMIDAMNTPEILDLIVRYGDMDRPSDLLKRLMMKPSLYGTFGKVGVKGIFRSVFGQ, from the coding sequence GTGTCTGATGTCATCGTCATAGGAGGGGGACCAGCCGGATCGACCGCCGCTCGAATCTGCGCCAAAGCAGGTCTTTCCACCAGGATTCTTGAAGAGCATGCCTCAATAGGGTATCCTGTCCAGTGTGCCGGTCTTCTTTCGAATAATGCCTTTGCCGAATGCGAAGTTTCGGACAGGTCCGTGTATAATACGGTCCGCGGAGCAAAAATCTGCGGCTCAGAGGGCCATTCTCTTTCTTTCGATGCAAAAACGACAAAAGCCTATGTTGTCGACAGAGGCAGACTCGATCATGAAATTGCCGTTCGTGCGGCTGAGGCCGGTGCTGAATTTTCTCTCAAGACCTGCGTGACAAAGCTCAATCCGGAGAAAAAAATTATTCATACTGCCGGCGGGGAGGAAATACCCTATACAATTTTGATCGCAGCAGATGGTCCGCGGAGTGTTGCCGCCCGGAGTCTTGGGATCCCGCCGTCATCCTATATTTATTCCGGGATCCAGGCCGAAGTTCCGTGGGATGGAGATTCATCGCTTGTCGAGCTTCATCCAAATGCCGCTCCCGATTTTTTTGCCTGGGTCATTCCCTTGTCTGAAAAAAGAGCACGGGTGGGTCTTTGCGGAATGAAAAATGTACCTGATCTTTTTGCTGAATTCCTCGCACGTTTTCCAGGGAGCGTCCTTCACTCGGTAACGGGTACGATTCCACTTGGGATCCGGCGTAAAACGTTTGGGTCGGGCTGCATGCTTGTCGGCGATGCCGCAGGTTTTCCAAAACCGACATCCGGCGGCGGAGTCTATACCGGGATCCGCTCTGCCCGGTTTGCTGCGGAGATCGCCGTTAAATCTGCGGAAACCGGAGATACGACGGATGCATTTCTTTCTGGGTATGAAGCTCTCTGGCGCGAAGATTTCGGTCGTGAACTGGATATGGGTCTAAAGGCTCTCGAGTTCCGCCGGAATCTGAAGTCGGAAGATATCGATTCGATGATCGATGCAATGAATACTCCAGAGATACTTGATCTGATCGTTCGTTACGGGGATATGGACCGGCCTTCCGATCTGCTGAAGCGGCTTATGATGAAGCCATCTTTGTATGGAACATTCGGAAAGGTCGGTGTCAAAGGAATTTTTAGATCGGTGTTCGGACAATAG
- a CDS encoding indole-3-glycerol phosphate synthase TrpC, with protein sequence MILDDICARSRERAALLDPSIRKTSEETTYVPQSLIKSVKNCQGRKNAVIAEIKYKTPSDKTLDSRRDPANLSRLYESGGACAVSVLTEPFYFSGSAENLTKAKSGTRLPILRKDFIVDEKQIYETYVMQADSVLLIADVLQDRLEEFILLCQSLHLEPLVEVRNREDAENAVKSGALLTGINNRNLHDMSVDTKTTEELSCLLRDAGLTVISESGIKTPEDVLGLKNLCDGFLIGTSLMKSADPQKTLEAFVCV encoded by the coding sequence ATGATTCTTGATGACATTTGTGCCCGCTCAAGAGAAAGGGCAGCACTGCTCGACCCCTCTATAAGGAAAACCTCCGAAGAGACAACCTATGTTCCGCAAAGCCTCATCAAATCCGTGAAAAACTGCCAGGGCCGGAAAAATGCGGTTATCGCTGAGATCAAATACAAAACTCCCTCGGACAAAACCCTTGACTCGAGGAGGGATCCGGCGAACCTCTCCCGTCTGTATGAATCGGGCGGGGCATGTGCTGTTTCCGTTCTGACTGAACCTTTCTACTTCTCCGGAAGTGCGGAAAATCTCACCAAAGCAAAATCCGGGACCCGGCTTCCGATCCTTAGAAAGGATTTCATCGTCGATGAAAAACAGATCTACGAAACCTACGTCATGCAGGCCGATTCAGTGCTTCTGATAGCCGATGTTCTGCAGGACCGGCTTGAAGAGTTCATCCTTCTTTGCCAGTCTCTGCATCTCGAACCTCTGGTCGAGGTCAGGAACCGGGAAGATGCGGAAAATGCCGTAAAATCCGGGGCACTGCTGACCGGCATCAATAACCGGAATCTCCATGACATGTCGGTCGATACGAAAACAACAGAAGAACTCTCATGCCTTCTTCGGGATGCGGGTCTTACTGTGATCTCCGAGAGCGGCATCAAAACACCTGAGGATGTCCTTGGTCTGAAAAATTTATGTGACGGTTTTCTCATTGGAACCTCTCTCATGAAGTCTGCAGATCCGCAAAAAACTTTGGAGGCATTCGTATGCGTGTAA
- the trpA gene encoding tryptophan synthase subunit alpha, which translates to MPAKSGKERVFAAFAKPGFVGYTVAGDPNMSDSIEIAKALIDGGCDVLELGVPFSDPVADGGVIQSADNRAINAGITTGGVFEIVKAVRSYSDVPIVFLVYCNIVFRRGIDRFYDEAKEAGVDGILIVDMPPEEIEPALKASERTGLAQIFLVTQTTSDERLDMIVSLASGFIYLVSSLGVTGKRAEISENAFPLLDRVKARTETPVAVGFGISEPAHAAEIVRHGADGVIVGSAIVGRIEDHLGDKEGMLAELKAYVRSMKNSVDDEAKKRGI; encoded by the coding sequence ATGCCGGCAAAATCCGGAAAAGAGAGGGTTTTTGCAGCGTTTGCAAAACCCGGTTTCGTCGGATACACCGTTGCCGGCGATCCAAATATGTCTGATTCGATTGAGATCGCGAAAGCCTTGATCGACGGAGGCTGCGATGTTTTGGAATTGGGAGTTCCCTTTTCCGATCCCGTTGCCGACGGAGGTGTGATCCAGAGCGCTGATAATCGGGCGATTAATGCAGGCATTACAACCGGAGGTGTATTTGAGATCGTGAAAGCGGTTCGAAGTTACTCGGATGTTCCGATCGTATTTCTTGTCTACTGCAATATCGTGTTCCGCCGCGGTATCGACCGATTCTATGATGAAGCAAAAGAGGCTGGCGTCGACGGGATTTTGATTGTTGATATGCCGCCGGAAGAAATCGAGCCTGCCCTGAAAGCTTCAGAGCGGACCGGGCTCGCACAGATTTTCCTAGTGACGCAGACGACCTCGGACGAGCGGCTTGATATGATCGTTTCGCTCGCTTCCGGCTTCATCTATCTGGTCTCTTCCCTTGGGGTCACCGGAAAGCGTGCTGAGATTTCGGAAAATGCCTTCCCGCTTCTTGACCGTGTCAAGGCACGGACCGAGACGCCCGTCGCCGTCGGGTTTGGGATCTCAGAGCCGGCACATGCTGCTGAGATCGTCCGCCATGGTGCGGACGGGGTTATTGTCGGCAGCGCGATTGTTGGAAGGATCGAGGATCATCTCGGGGATAAAGAAGGAATGCTTGCAGAACTTAAGGCATATGTCCGGAGCATGAAGAATTCTGTTGACGATGAAGCGAAGAAACGCGGGATTTGA